The Saccopteryx leptura isolate mSacLep1 chromosome 2, mSacLep1_pri_phased_curated, whole genome shotgun sequence genome has a window encoding:
- the DUSP6 gene encoding dual specificity protein phosphatase 6 codes for MIDTLRPVPFASEMAISKTVAWLNEQLELGNERLLLMDCRPQELYESSHIESAINVAIPGIMLRRLQKGNLPVRALFTRSEDRDRFTRRCGTDTVVLYDESSSDWNENTGGESVLGLLLKKLKDEGCRAFYLEGGFSKFQAEFALHCETNLDGSCSSSSPSLPVLGLGGLRISSDSSSDIESDLDRDPNSATDSDGSPLSNSQPSFPVEILPFLYLGCAKDSTNLDVLEEFGIKYILNVTPNLPNLFENAGEFKYKQIPISDHWSQNLSQFFPEAISFIDEARGKNCGVLVHCLAGISRSVTVTVAYLMQKLNLSMNDAYDIVKMKKSNISPNFNFMGQLLDFERTLGLSSPCDNRVPAQQLYFTTPSNQNVYQVDSLQST; via the exons ATGATAGATACGCTCAGACCCGTGCCCTTCGCGTCGGAAATGGCGATCAGCAAGACTGTGGCGTGGCTCAACGAGCAGCTGGAGCTGGGCAACGAGCGGCTGCTGCTGATGGACTGCCGGCCGCAGGAGCTGTACGAGTCGTCGCACATCGAATCAGCCATAAACGTGGCCATTCCAGGCATCATGTTGCGGCGCCTGCAGAAGGGCAACCTGCCCGTACGCGCTCTTTTTACGCGCAGCGAGGACCGGGACCGCTTCACCCGGCGCTGCGGCACCGACACAGTGGTGCTCTACGATGAGAGTAGCAGCGACTGGAACGAGAATACTGGTGGTGAGTCCGTACTTGGACTGCTGCTAAAGAAGCTCAAGGACGAGGGCTGCCGGGCGTTCTACCTGGAAG GTGGCTTCAGTAAGTTCCAAGCCGAGTTCGCCCTGCACTGCGAGACCAATCTAGACGGCTCGTGTAGCAGCAGCTCGCCGTCGTTGCCAGTGCTGGGGCTCGGGGGCCTACGCATCAGCTCCGACTCCTCCTCGGACATTGAGTCTGACCTTGACCGGGACCCCAATAGTGCAACGGACTCGGATGGCAGCCCGCTGTCTAACAGCCAGCCTTCTTTCCCTGTGGAGATCTTGCCCTTCCTTTACTTGGGCTGTGCCAAGGACTCCACCAACCTGGACGTGTTGGAGGAGTTCGGCATCAAGTACATCTTGAACGTCACCCCCAATCTGCCAAATCTGTTCGAGAACGCAGGAGAGTTTAAATACAAGCAGATCCCCATCTCGGATCACTGGAGCCAGAACCTGTCCCAGTTTTTCCCTGAGGCCATTTCTTTCATAG ATGAAGCCCGAGGCAAAAACTGTGGCGTCTTGGTGCATTGCTTGGCTGGGATCAGCCGCTCAGTCACTGTGACAGTGGCTTACCTTATGCAGAAGCTCAATCTGTCAATGAATGATGCTTACGACATTGTCAAGATGAAGAAATCCAACATCTCCCCCAACTTCAACTTCATGGGCCAGCTGCTGGATTTCGAGAGGACGCTGGGACTCAGCAGCCCCTGTGACAACCGAGTCCCAGCACAACAACTATACTTTACCACTCCCTCCAACCAGAATGTCTACCAGGTGGACTCCCTGCAGTCCACGTGA